A single window of Luteipulveratus halotolerans DNA harbors:
- a CDS encoding SURF1 family cytochrome oxidase biogenesis protein: MLRVLLTRRWLAWLAVALIASVACLLLGRWQWHRWEAKHAMQSQISDNYDATPVGLASALPSPTSPLPDHREWTQVRMTGTYDAGHRLLVRNRPHDGEFGYEVVVPFRLASGGTILIDRGWVPNGPDAATPPAVPAEPAGAVEVVGWLRPGERELGRAPIAGQVSSINVADVEQQTGAQLYDGAYVLMRSERTDAGATPKRPEPLEKPDQGSAAGINLSYAIQWWVGMLAIPAYVLFVARREARDLAGIPRRQKPKKVRIWDEEDA, from the coding sequence GTGCTTCGAGTCCTGCTCACCAGGCGCTGGCTGGCCTGGCTGGCGGTGGCCCTCATCGCGTCCGTCGCCTGCCTGCTGCTCGGTCGGTGGCAGTGGCACCGCTGGGAGGCCAAGCACGCGATGCAGTCGCAGATCAGTGACAACTACGACGCCACGCCGGTCGGCCTGGCCAGCGCACTCCCGAGCCCGACCAGCCCGCTCCCCGATCACCGCGAGTGGACACAGGTGCGCATGACGGGCACGTACGACGCCGGTCACCGCCTCCTGGTCCGCAACAGGCCGCACGACGGCGAGTTCGGGTACGAGGTGGTGGTCCCGTTCCGCCTCGCGAGCGGCGGAACGATCCTGATCGACCGCGGCTGGGTTCCGAACGGCCCTGACGCGGCGACGCCACCCGCGGTCCCTGCGGAGCCGGCCGGTGCGGTCGAGGTCGTCGGCTGGCTGCGTCCCGGAGAGCGCGAGCTCGGCCGTGCGCCGATCGCCGGGCAGGTCTCGTCGATCAACGTCGCCGACGTCGAGCAGCAGACCGGCGCGCAGCTGTACGACGGTGCGTACGTGCTGATGCGGTCCGAGCGCACCGACGCCGGGGCGACGCCGAAGCGGCCCGAGCCGTTGGAGAAGCCCGACCAGGGCTCGGCCGCGGGCATCAACCTGAGCTACGCGATCCAGTGGTGGGTCGGCATGCTGGCGATCCCGGCGTACGTGCTGTTCGTGGCTCGCCGCGAGGCGCGCGACCTCGCCGGCATTCCCCGCCGCCAGAAGCCCAAGAAGGTCCGGATCTGGGACGAGGAGGACGCGTGA
- the moaA gene encoding GTP 3',8-cyclase MoaA: MQDLPQPTTLRDGYGRVARDLRVSVTDRCNLRCTYCMPAEGLPWMAKPEMLTDDELVRLVGLFVDLGVTQVRLTGGEPLLRRSLVDVVRRIAALPDRPRIALTTNGIGLDRLAAPLADAGLDRVNVSLDTIDPQVFRRLTLRDRFGDVESGLKAAADAGLTPVKVNAVAMRDVNDHAVADLLQWCLDRGYELRFIEQMPLDAQHAWQREAMVTAAEIHERLGERFTLTPLPDADRGSAPAERFLVDGGPATVGVIASVSAPFCGACDRTRLTADGQVRNCLFSRGETDLRALLRGGADDERIMRAIVGEMAVKRAGHGIDDPAFVQPDRPMSSIGG; this comes from the coding sequence ATGCAGGACCTACCCCAGCCGACGACGCTGCGAGACGGCTACGGCCGTGTCGCCCGTGATCTGCGGGTGTCCGTGACCGATCGGTGCAACCTGCGCTGCACCTACTGCATGCCTGCCGAGGGCCTGCCGTGGATGGCCAAGCCCGAGATGCTGACCGATGACGAGCTCGTCCGCCTGGTCGGCCTGTTCGTCGACCTCGGCGTGACCCAGGTGCGGCTCACAGGGGGCGAGCCCTTGCTGCGACGCTCACTCGTCGACGTCGTACGCCGCATCGCAGCTCTTCCTGATCGTCCGCGAATCGCCTTGACCACCAACGGGATCGGCCTCGATCGACTCGCGGCTCCGCTCGCCGACGCCGGGCTCGACCGCGTCAACGTCTCGCTCGACACGATCGATCCGCAGGTGTTCCGCCGGTTGACGCTGCGCGACCGGTTCGGCGACGTCGAGTCCGGCCTCAAGGCTGCGGCCGACGCGGGTCTGACCCCGGTCAAGGTCAACGCCGTCGCGATGCGCGACGTCAACGACCACGCGGTCGCGGACCTGCTGCAGTGGTGCCTCGACCGCGGCTACGAGCTGCGGTTCATCGAGCAGATGCCGCTGGACGCCCAGCACGCCTGGCAGCGTGAGGCGATGGTCACAGCGGCCGAGATCCACGAAAGGCTGGGGGAGCGGTTCACCCTGACCCCGCTGCCGGACGCTGACCGGGGCAGCGCGCCGGCAGAGCGCTTCCTGGTCGACGGCGGTCCGGCGACGGTGGGCGTCATCGCGAGCGTGAGCGCACCCTTCTGCGGGGCGTGCGACCGCACCCGCCTCACTGCGGATGGGCAGGTGCGCAACTGCCTGTTCTCCCGGGGCGAGACCGACCTGCGGGCGCTGCTGCGCGGCGGTGCCGACGACGAACGGATCATGCGGGCGATCGTCGGTGAGATGGCGGTCAAACGGGCCGGGCACGGCATCGACGACCCGGCGTTCGTCCAGCCCGACCGGCCGATGTCGAGCATCGGGGGATAG
- a CDS encoding YibE/F family protein, with translation MLLAATLVPVALLTVLGLITLWPHDVDHQIRKDVVRTGGTTFVPGTIQSVRPVSCGETDASAGSPQAADAGAPDDHCAVLRMGVDGGPERGTLVDVTVDAVVLALSPHPGQRLQLARAQIPGEQPAYQFADFERDRPLALIAALFVLVVVLVARWRGLLALLGLGVAGAVLVLFVFPALITGAQPVLVGLVGSLAIMYVVLYCTHGFSVRTSTALLGTVFGLALAALLGWGATRWTHLTGAVSDDDYLLGQAAPHMHLTAVVMCGMIIAGLGVLNDVTITQASAVWELAEAGAGDNPRSLYRRAIRIGRDHIASTIYTIAFAWAGASLGTLLLISVYDRPLLDVARSELIAAELVSTLVGSIALVLSVPVTTAVAVAVVSQARERTTPRTVATADI, from the coding sequence ATGCTGCTCGCAGCCACGCTGGTGCCCGTTGCGCTGCTGACCGTCCTCGGCCTGATCACCCTGTGGCCGCACGACGTCGACCACCAGATCCGCAAGGACGTGGTCCGCACCGGGGGGACCACGTTCGTCCCGGGCACGATTCAGTCCGTCCGGCCGGTCTCGTGTGGTGAGACCGACGCGTCTGCGGGCAGCCCGCAAGCCGCCGACGCCGGTGCTCCCGACGACCACTGCGCCGTCCTGCGGATGGGCGTCGACGGCGGACCTGAGCGAGGGACGCTCGTCGACGTCACCGTCGATGCCGTTGTCCTCGCGCTCTCGCCGCATCCGGGGCAGCGACTCCAGCTCGCGCGTGCACAGATCCCCGGAGAGCAGCCGGCGTACCAGTTCGCCGACTTCGAGCGCGACCGACCGCTCGCCCTGATCGCTGCGCTCTTCGTCCTCGTGGTCGTGCTCGTGGCGCGCTGGCGTGGCCTGCTGGCGCTCCTGGGCCTCGGAGTCGCGGGCGCCGTGCTGGTGCTCTTCGTGTTCCCCGCGCTCATCACCGGCGCCCAGCCGGTCCTCGTCGGCCTGGTCGGGAGCCTGGCCATCATGTACGTCGTCCTCTACTGCACGCACGGGTTCAGCGTGCGTACGAGCACGGCCCTGCTCGGCACGGTCTTCGGCCTGGCACTCGCGGCGCTGCTGGGCTGGGGCGCCACCCGCTGGACCCACCTCACCGGCGCGGTGAGCGACGACGACTACCTGCTCGGACAGGCCGCACCGCACATGCACCTCACTGCCGTGGTGATGTGCGGCATGATCATCGCCGGGCTCGGCGTGCTCAACGACGTCACGATCACTCAGGCATCCGCGGTATGGGAGCTCGCCGAGGCGGGCGCCGGCGACAACCCGCGTTCGCTGTACCGACGGGCCATCCGTATCGGTCGTGACCACATCGCCTCGACGATCTACACGATCGCGTTCGCCTGGGCCGGCGCCTCGCTCGGAACACTGCTGCTGATCTCGGTGTACGACCGACCGCTGCTCGACGTCGCGCGGTCCGAGCTCATCGCGGCCGAGCTGGTCAGCACTCTCGTCGGGTCCATCGCGCTGGTGCTGAGCGTGCCCGTCACGACGGCCGTGGCCGTCGCGGTCGTGAGCCAGGCGCGCGAACGTACGACACCACGAACCGTCGCAACCGCAGACATCTGA
- a CDS encoding proprotein convertase P-domain-containing protein — MSEPDLPSAHETYHAPLVFVGAGIHAVTPRQWTSSTLQVDGIDELEPAELQVQVEMVHPFAGGLALWLQAPGGSYYRLHTSDGRDLHEPLPASYDVDISHERIDGIWHLWVYDPYSAGEGRITRWQVSF, encoded by the coding sequence ATGTCCGAACCCGACCTGCCGTCCGCCCACGAGACCTACCACGCCCCACTGGTCTTCGTGGGTGCCGGCATCCACGCCGTCACACCGCGCCAGTGGACGAGCAGCACCCTTCAGGTCGACGGCATCGACGAGCTCGAGCCGGCCGAGCTGCAGGTCCAGGTCGAGATGGTCCACCCGTTCGCGGGAGGGCTGGCCCTGTGGCTGCAGGCCCCCGGCGGTTCGTACTACCGCCTGCACACCTCCGACGGCCGCGACCTGCACGAGCCGCTGCCCGCGTCGTACGACGTCGACATCTCGCACGAGCGCATCGACGGCATCTGGCACCTGTGGGTCTACGACCCCTACAGCGCCGGCGAAGGACGGATCACCCGGTGGCAGGTGAGCTTCTGA
- a CDS encoding tetratricopeptide repeat protein, protein MNEAHDDASGSGVVATEIRLLEGPNLYFTRPAVKVSLRLGGLLDLDDTVLAERATALRLRAGSPGPAGSEARQRHLLRLVEKVLRRLAQAGGTTRLGVRVRPGGSPDTVVVAFPLNSHDRARALAEQLETLLRRMAAGALSDVDVRAAGAEVRAVPAGSPPQPVRPSVPVIAITGTNGKTTTTRLVAHIGMTAGMRTGWSSTDGVLVQGELIERGDYSGPAGARAVLDADGVELAVLETARGGMLFKGLGVSSNDVSVVTNVSADHLGVQGIETLDQLAEVKAIITKVTRPDGWCVLNGDDPRVWAMRSGASGQPWCFSLNPDSPALREALQEHGRGITILDGDIVVLRPGRGLERLVSVLDVPSTLCGLSEHNTANALAGAAGALGLGIPVEAVVEGLKTFAPDPAHNPGRMNIYTLPLATAAGEVSVILDMAHNEAGLDALLNVATGLRPPGSELLLGLGTGGDRTDEILVNLGEMAGLRADRVHIVHKEHYLRGRTMAELEGFLREGLTRGGVVPLSSSETELEGLQAVLATARDGDVVTIMCHSHRAQLHDWLLAHGGLVDTTADIRRKVVLARGEHELEAEIAAVWRDDDAQRRIAAAAELLQRRPADARLLFESASTYDAAGEEAHAVLLYDRALQAGLREPHRHQALLQKASSLRHLHRYDDALDVLDEAATQRPDSPALACFRALVLHDLGRDDAAVPELLRTVLGHAADADVELYRDALTRFVDQTWPPPLQELRSSPATG, encoded by the coding sequence ATGAACGAGGCGCACGACGACGCGTCGGGCTCGGGTGTGGTGGCCACCGAGATCAGGCTGCTCGAAGGCCCGAACCTCTACTTCACCCGCCCGGCCGTGAAGGTCTCTCTGAGGCTCGGTGGGCTGCTCGACCTCGACGACACGGTCCTCGCCGAACGCGCGACGGCTCTGAGGCTGCGCGCGGGTTCGCCCGGGCCCGCCGGCAGCGAGGCGCGACAGCGCCACCTGCTGCGGCTGGTCGAGAAGGTGCTGCGCCGCCTCGCGCAGGCCGGCGGTACGACCCGCCTGGGCGTGCGCGTACGGCCGGGCGGCAGTCCGGACACCGTGGTGGTCGCGTTCCCGCTGAACAGCCACGACCGAGCGAGGGCGCTCGCCGAACAGCTCGAGACGCTGCTGCGCCGGATGGCAGCAGGCGCCCTCTCCGACGTTGATGTACGCGCCGCCGGCGCCGAGGTGAGAGCGGTCCCGGCTGGCTCCCCACCGCAGCCGGTACGCCCGTCCGTGCCGGTCATCGCGATCACCGGTACCAACGGCAAGACGACGACCACCCGGCTGGTGGCGCACATCGGCATGACGGCCGGGATGCGTACGGGCTGGAGCTCCACCGACGGCGTCCTCGTCCAGGGCGAGCTCATCGAGCGCGGCGACTACTCCGGTCCGGCGGGCGCCCGCGCGGTCCTGGACGCCGACGGCGTCGAGCTCGCGGTGCTCGAGACCGCCCGCGGTGGGATGCTGTTCAAGGGTCTCGGCGTCTCGTCGAACGACGTCAGCGTCGTGACCAACGTGAGTGCAGATCACCTGGGCGTCCAGGGGATCGAGACCCTCGACCAGCTCGCCGAGGTCAAGGCGATCATCACCAAGGTGACGCGCCCCGACGGCTGGTGCGTGCTCAACGGCGATGACCCGCGGGTCTGGGCGATGCGTTCGGGTGCGAGCGGCCAGCCGTGGTGCTTCTCGCTCAACCCCGACTCACCCGCGCTCCGAGAGGCACTGCAGGAGCACGGCCGGGGCATCACGATCCTCGACGGTGACATCGTCGTCCTGCGGCCCGGCCGCGGGCTCGAGCGCCTCGTCAGCGTGCTCGACGTCCCCTCCACCTTGTGCGGGCTGTCCGAGCACAACACGGCCAACGCCCTCGCCGGTGCCGCGGGTGCTCTCGGCCTCGGGATCCCTGTCGAGGCCGTCGTCGAGGGTCTGAAGACGTTCGCACCCGATCCAGCACACAACCCGGGGCGCATGAACATCTACACCCTTCCGCTCGCGACCGCGGCGGGCGAGGTGTCCGTGATCCTCGACATGGCGCACAACGAGGCGGGGCTGGACGCTCTCCTCAACGTCGCGACGGGACTGCGCCCTCCCGGCTCCGAGCTGCTCCTCGGCCTCGGCACCGGCGGTGACCGCACCGATGAGATCCTGGTCAACCTCGGCGAGATGGCCGGGCTGCGGGCGGACCGTGTGCACATCGTGCACAAGGAGCACTACCTGCGCGGACGCACCATGGCCGAGCTCGAGGGCTTCCTGCGCGAAGGTCTCACCCGCGGCGGCGTGGTGCCGCTGAGCTCGTCCGAGACCGAGCTCGAGGGTCTGCAGGCTGTGCTCGCGACCGCTCGTGACGGTGACGTCGTCACGATCATGTGCCACTCCCACCGCGCTCAGCTGCACGACTGGCTGCTCGCGCACGGGGGTCTTGTCGACACCACGGCCGACATCCGTCGCAAGGTCGTCCTGGCTCGCGGCGAGCACGAGCTCGAGGCGGAGATCGCCGCGGTGTGGCGCGACGACGACGCCCAGCGTCGGATCGCCGCGGCCGCTGAGCTGCTGCAGCGTCGGCCCGCGGACGCACGGCTGCTGTTCGAGTCGGCCAGCACGTACGACGCCGCCGGTGAGGAGGCGCACGCGGTCCTGCTGTACGACCGCGCTCTCCAGGCCGGGCTGCGCGAGCCGCACCGCCACCAGGCCCTGCTGCAGAAGGCGTCCAGCCTGCGGCACCTGCACCGCTACGACGACGCGTTGGACGTGCTCGACGAGGCCGCGACACAGCGGCCCGACAGCCCGGCGCTGGCCTGCTTCCGCGCCTTGGTGCTGCACGACCTCGGACGCGACGACGCAGCCGTGCCCGAGCTGCTGCGTACGGTGCTCGGCCACGCCGCGGACGCCGATGTCGAGCTCTACCGCGATGCCCTGACCAGGTTCGTCGACCAGACGTGGCCCCCGCCGTTGCAGGAGCTCAGAAGCTCACCTGCCACCGGGTGA
- a CDS encoding beta-ketoacyl-ACP reductase, translated as MTTAPEPRNVLVTGGNRGIGLAVAQAFVAGGDRVVVTSRSGQAPEGLDAVACDVTDSDSVDAAFTAAEEMLGGPVEVLVANAGITQDTLLMRMSDDDFGSVVDTNLTGAFRCARRASKGMLRLKRGRMIFVSSVVGLYGSPGQANYAASKAGLVGLARSITRELGGRSITANVVAPGFIDTDMTRALPDKQRDAYLQAIPTGRFAEPDEVARTVRFLASPDAAYITGAVIPVDGGLGMGH; from the coding sequence TTGACCACTGCACCCGAGCCCCGCAACGTGCTCGTGACCGGAGGCAACCGAGGCATCGGCCTCGCGGTCGCGCAGGCCTTCGTGGCGGGAGGGGACCGTGTGGTCGTCACGTCGCGATCGGGCCAGGCGCCCGAGGGACTCGACGCGGTCGCCTGCGACGTGACCGACAGCGACTCCGTCGATGCTGCGTTCACCGCGGCCGAGGAGATGCTCGGCGGGCCGGTCGAGGTGCTGGTCGCCAACGCGGGCATCACCCAGGACACACTGCTCATGCGCATGTCGGACGACGACTTCGGCAGTGTCGTCGACACCAACCTCACCGGTGCGTTCCGCTGCGCGCGGCGCGCGAGCAAGGGGATGCTGCGGCTCAAGCGTGGCCGGATGATCTTCGTCTCGAGCGTGGTCGGTCTCTACGGCTCGCCCGGTCAGGCCAACTACGCCGCCAGCAAGGCGGGCCTCGTCGGCCTGGCCCGCTCGATCACCCGCGAGCTCGGCGGCCGGTCGATCACCGCCAACGTCGTGGCACCCGGTTTCATCGACACCGACATGACCCGAGCCCTGCCCGACAAGCAGCGTGACGCCTACCTGCAGGCCATTCCGACCGGGCGGTTCGCCGAGCCCGACGAGGTCGCGCGCACGGTGCGGTTCCTCGCGAGCCCCGACGCGGCGTACATCACCGGTGCCGTGATCCCGGTCGACGGCGGCCTGGGCATGGGCCACTGA
- a CDS encoding DUF3099 domain-containing protein — MSKRDQHADAVPSATMLPVNPQRDHDKRVRNYLISMGIRTVCFILAVVFTGPLRWICVSLAVVLPYVAVVAANAAQQKRIDVLGSVTPDDPPHHIERHHHGPGHAHS; from the coding sequence ATGAGCAAGCGCGACCAGCACGCAGACGCCGTCCCATCGGCGACGATGCTGCCGGTCAACCCGCAGCGCGACCACGACAAGCGGGTGCGCAACTACCTGATCTCGATGGGGATCCGCACGGTGTGCTTCATCCTCGCCGTCGTGTTCACAGGGCCGCTGCGCTGGATCTGCGTCTCGCTCGCCGTCGTCCTGCCCTATGTCGCCGTCGTCGCGGCCAACGCGGCGCAGCAGAAGCGCATCGACGTGCTGGGCTCGGTGACGCCGGACGACCCGCCGCACCACATCGAGCGGCACCACCACGGTCCGGGGCACGCACACTCGTGA
- a CDS encoding ABC transporter ATP-binding protein, protein MSMGAWQAMSSMTRDASVKDARLRPGTGRRVLSYAAPYRRTIAAFLALTVLEALLVVATPLLLKKIVDDGIIGNDSSLVVGLALLVGLVAVVGAVLSVIERLMSSRIGEGLIFDLRRQVFSHVLRQPIAFFTRAQTGALVTRLNSDVIGAQQAFTSTLSNVVSNVVTLVVIVVAMGALSWQLTLMSLVLVPLFLIPTRVMGRRLAGLARSQMQENADLGARMSERFNVAGALLVKLYGRPDQEDLEYAERAGRVRDIGVVIALNRSVFMVGLTLMASVATALVYGFGGVMAVNGSLTVGTLLALAALLARLYTLLTALSNVRVDVMTALVSFERVFEILDLRPLVGEPEHPQPLPDGPLSVELDRVGFTYPSADEVSLRSLEAVSGSDRGAGAPVLHEVSLRAEPGQLVALVGPSGAGKTTITSLVARLYDPTEGSVSIGEVDVRDVRSDDLRSRLGVVSQEAHLFHDTIRANLEYARPGATDAELEQALRAAHVWDLIQALPEGVETVVGDRGHRPSGGEKQRLAIARLLLKNPSVVVLDEATAHLDSESEAAVQRALDGALAGRTSIVIAHRLSTVRDADQILVVDKGTVVERGDHASLLAAGGLYADLYRTQFRDPRQEPAPVP, encoded by the coding sequence ATGTCGATGGGCGCCTGGCAGGCGATGAGCTCGATGACGCGCGATGCGTCGGTCAAGGACGCGCGGCTGCGTCCGGGCACCGGACGGCGGGTGCTGTCGTACGCCGCGCCGTACCGCCGAACCATTGCGGCCTTCCTCGCGTTGACGGTCCTCGAGGCGCTGCTCGTCGTCGCGACCCCGCTGCTGCTGAAGAAGATCGTCGACGACGGCATCATCGGCAACGACTCCTCCCTCGTCGTCGGGCTCGCACTGCTCGTCGGACTCGTCGCCGTGGTGGGCGCGGTCCTGTCGGTCATCGAGCGCCTGATGTCCTCGCGCATCGGGGAAGGTCTCATCTTCGACCTGCGCCGTCAGGTGTTCTCGCACGTGCTGCGTCAGCCGATCGCGTTCTTCACCCGGGCCCAGACCGGTGCGCTGGTGACCCGCCTCAACTCCGACGTCATCGGAGCCCAGCAGGCGTTCACCTCGACGCTTTCCAACGTCGTCAGCAACGTCGTCACCCTGGTCGTGATCGTCGTGGCGATGGGTGCGTTGTCCTGGCAGCTGACGTTGATGTCGTTGGTCCTGGTGCCGCTGTTCCTGATCCCGACGCGGGTCATGGGCCGCCGGCTCGCCGGTCTCGCGCGCTCCCAGATGCAGGAGAACGCCGACCTCGGCGCCCGCATGTCCGAGCGGTTCAACGTCGCGGGAGCGCTCCTGGTCAAGCTGTACGGCCGCCCGGACCAGGAGGACCTCGAGTACGCCGAGCGCGCGGGTCGGGTGCGCGACATCGGCGTCGTGATCGCCCTGAACCGTTCGGTGTTCATGGTCGGCCTCACGCTGATGGCGTCGGTGGCGACGGCGTTGGTCTACGGGTTCGGCGGTGTGATGGCGGTCAACGGCTCGCTCACCGTCGGCACCCTGCTCGCGCTCGCCGCGCTTCTGGCCCGGCTCTACACACTGCTCACCGCGCTGTCCAACGTGCGCGTCGACGTGATGACCGCGCTGGTGTCGTTCGAGCGCGTCTTCGAGATCCTCGACCTGCGGCCGCTCGTCGGTGAGCCCGAGCACCCGCAGCCGCTCCCGGACGGCCCCCTGTCGGTCGAGCTCGACCGGGTGGGCTTCACCTACCCGTCGGCCGACGAGGTCTCACTGCGCTCGCTGGAGGCGGTCAGCGGCAGTGACCGTGGGGCCGGGGCGCCCGTCCTGCACGAAGTCTCGCTGCGTGCCGAGCCCGGGCAGCTCGTCGCGCTCGTCGGCCCGAGCGGTGCCGGCAAGACGACCATCACCAGCCTGGTTGCGCGTCTGTACGACCCGACAGAGGGCTCGGTGAGCATCGGCGAGGTCGACGTGCGCGACGTCCGGTCCGACGACCTGCGCTCCAGGCTCGGTGTCGTCTCGCAGGAGGCTCACCTGTTCCACGACACGATCCGCGCCAACCTCGAGTACGCCCGTCCCGGCGCCACCGACGCCGAGCTGGAGCAGGCGCTGCGTGCCGCGCACGTGTGGGACCTCATCCAGGCGCTGCCCGAGGGCGTCGAGACCGTGGTCGGTGACCGCGGGCACCGGCCGTCCGGCGGTGAGAAGCAGCGCCTGGCCATCGCGCGCCTGCTGCTCAAGAACCCCTCTGTCGTGGTCCTCGACGAGGCGACTGCCCACCTGGACAGCGAGTCGGAGGCGGCCGTGCAGCGGGCCCTGGACGGCGCTCTCGCCGGACGCACCTCGATCGTGATCGCCCATCGTCTGTCAACGGTGCGCGACGCCGATCAGATCCTGGTGGTCGACAAGGGCACGGTCGTCGAGCGCGGTGACCACGCGAGCCTGCTCGCCGCGGGCGGGCTCTACGCCGACCTGTACCGGACCCAGTTCCGTGATCCGAGGCAGGAGCCCGCGCCGGTTCCGTGA
- the fabI gene encoding enoyl-ACP reductase FabI, with amino-acid sequence MGLLDGKKLVITGVLMDTSIAFHVARLAQQEGAEIVLTSFGRTMKITQTIAKRLPSTPPVIELDVTDREHLDTLADRLREHIDSVDGVLHSIGNAPKEAFTFMDATWEDVAPALHTSAYSLKGLASAVLPLMHEGSSVVGLTFDAQFAWPVYDWMGVAKAAFESTNRYLARDLGPQGIRCNLVSAGPIRTTAAKSIPGFEAFETVWGERAPLGWDIRDAEPAARACVALLSDWFPATTGEIVHVDGGVHALGQ; translated from the coding sequence ATGGGACTTCTCGACGGCAAGAAGCTGGTCATCACCGGGGTGCTGATGGACACCTCCATCGCCTTCCACGTCGCGCGTCTGGCGCAGCAGGAAGGTGCCGAGATCGTCCTCACGTCGTTCGGGCGGACGATGAAGATCACCCAGACCATCGCCAAGCGCCTGCCGTCGACGCCCCCGGTCATCGAGCTCGACGTGACCGACCGCGAGCACCTCGACACGCTCGCCGACCGGCTGCGTGAGCACATCGACTCCGTCGACGGCGTGCTCCACTCGATCGGCAACGCCCCCAAGGAGGCGTTCACGTTCATGGACGCCACGTGGGAGGACGTCGCGCCGGCCCTGCACACCTCGGCGTACTCCCTCAAGGGCCTCGCCTCCGCGGTGCTGCCCCTCATGCACGAGGGCTCCTCGGTGGTGGGCCTGACGTTCGACGCCCAGTTCGCCTGGCCCGTCTACGACTGGATGGGCGTGGCGAAGGCCGCGTTCGAGTCGACCAACCGCTACCTGGCCCGCGACCTCGGTCCGCAGGGCATCCGGTGCAACCTGGTGTCCGCCGGTCCGATCCGGACGACCGCTGCCAAGTCGATCCCGGGCTTCGAGGCGTTCGAGACGGTCTGGGGTGAGCGCGCCCCGCTCGGCTGGGACATCCGTGACGCCGAGCCTGCCGCACGTGCGTGCGTCGCCCTGCTGTCCGACTGGTTCCCGGCGACGACGGGCGAGATCGTCCACGTCGACGGGGGAGTCCACGCGTTGGGCCAGTAG
- a CDS encoding enoyl-CoA hydratase/isomerase family protein: MTEPSRTTRPHPRLEVAQDGPLLTVTLDDPSSRNAQVPSLWLALAHLGRTLPPEVRVVIVRGNGPTFSAGLDRNLIGGAGLPGERSLAHMAAQERGDIADEIASYQKGFAIWSEVSAITIAAVQGHAVGAGFQLALACDMRLVADDVQLIMRETALGLVPDLTGTLPLVRQVGYARALEVCATGRPIGADEAIAWGLASLKVPVDDLDEAARDLADAVMANPPEAVRELKRLLRFAQSATPEQQHYAERSAQARLLSAMLAGRNAPA; this comes from the coding sequence GTGACCGAGCCGAGCCGCACCACCCGTCCGCACCCGCGACTCGAGGTCGCCCAGGACGGCCCGTTGCTGACCGTCACCCTCGATGACCCGAGCAGCCGCAACGCGCAGGTGCCGAGCCTGTGGCTGGCGCTCGCGCACCTCGGCCGAACCCTTCCGCCCGAGGTGCGTGTCGTCATCGTGCGTGGCAACGGTCCGACGTTCTCTGCCGGTCTCGACCGCAACCTGATCGGTGGTGCCGGGCTGCCGGGCGAGCGGTCGCTGGCTCACATGGCAGCGCAGGAGCGCGGCGACATTGCCGACGAGATCGCTTCGTACCAAAAGGGATTCGCGATCTGGTCCGAAGTCTCTGCGATCACGATCGCGGCCGTGCAGGGCCACGCCGTGGGCGCGGGCTTCCAGCTCGCGCTGGCCTGCGACATGCGCCTGGTCGCCGATGACGTGCAGCTGATCATGCGTGAGACCGCGCTCGGGCTCGTGCCGGACCTCACGGGGACCCTGCCCCTGGTGCGGCAGGTCGGCTATGCCCGGGCCCTCGAGGTGTGCGCCACCGGGCGTCCGATCGGGGCGGACGAGGCCATCGCCTGGGGCCTCGCGTCGCTCAAGGTGCCCGTCGACGACCTCGACGAGGCTGCGCGAGACCTCGCCGACGCGGTGATGGCCAACCCGCCGGAGGCGGTCCGTGAGCTGAAGCGGTTGCTGCGCTTCGCCCAGAGCGCGACGCCCGAGCAGCAGCACTACGCCGAGCGCTCGGCGCAAGCGAGGCTGCTGAGCGCGATGCTCGCTGGGCGGAATGCGCCCGCTTGA